One part of the Pyramidobacter piscolens W5455 genome encodes these proteins:
- a CDS encoding metal ABC transporter permease — protein sequence MSAMFTQLAAYFQYPFVRYAFIVGVLVALCSSLLGVTLVLKRFSLIGDGLSHVAFGAMAVAAVLKMNSTTALTLPVTVICAVLLLQGGRNRRIKGDAAVAMLSVSALALGYLLMNVFSRSANLSGDVCSILFGSFSILTLDPFEVKLCAVLSFIVIAVFVLFYHKIFAVTFDEEFAAATGTRAGLYNLVIAVVVAVIIVLAMNLVGSLLISALIIFPALSAMRLFSSFLSVTLCSAAVSVLCAAAGIVVSVLAGTPVGSTIVAGNIISFLFCAALGRLRGVSR from the coding sequence ATGTCAGCCATGTTCACACAACTCGCCGCGTATTTTCAGTATCCTTTCGTGCGCTACGCGTTTATCGTCGGCGTGCTCGTGGCGCTGTGCTCGTCGCTGCTCGGGGTGACGCTGGTGCTGAAACGCTTCTCGCTGATCGGCGACGGTCTGTCGCATGTGGCCTTCGGCGCCATGGCCGTGGCCGCCGTGCTGAAGATGAACAGCACCACGGCGCTGACGCTCCCCGTCACCGTGATCTGCGCCGTGCTGCTGCTCCAGGGCGGAAGAAATCGCCGCATCAAAGGCGACGCCGCCGTCGCCATGCTCTCCGTCAGCGCTCTCGCCTTGGGCTATCTGCTCATGAACGTGTTTTCACGCTCGGCCAATCTGTCCGGCGACGTGTGCAGCATTCTCTTCGGCTCTTTCTCGATCCTGACGCTGGACCCGTTCGAGGTCAAGCTCTGCGCTGTTCTGTCCTTCATTGTCATCGCCGTGTTCGTGCTGTTCTACCACAAGATTTTCGCCGTCACGTTCGACGAAGAATTCGCCGCTGCCACCGGCACGCGCGCCGGGCTGTACAATCTGGTCATCGCCGTCGTCGTCGCCGTGATCATCGTGCTGGCCATGAATCTCGTCGGTTCGCTGCTGATTTCGGCGCTGATCATTTTTCCGGCGTTGAGCGCCATGCGGCTGTTCTCGTCGTTCCTCTCGGTCACGCTCTGCTCCGCCGCCGTTTCCGTGCTGTGCGCCGCCGCCGGCATCGTCGTCTCCGTGCTGGCGGGGACGCCCGTGGGCTCCACCATCGTCGCCGGCAACATCATCTCTTTCTTGTTCTGCGCGGCGCTCGGCCGTTTGAGAGGCGTTTCGCGATGA
- a CDS encoding metal ABC transporter substrate-binding protein → MRRFFLLLAALTLACRAPAAAADKKLTVVATVFPAYDWVRVILGERVGQVRLKLLFDNGVDLHSYQPTVNDMILVSSCDLFIGVGGASDSALSGAVSRDVAVIDLLASLGESAREEVPAAGETSEHHHHDHAHEEPELDEHVWLSLRHAQRFCRLIAEKLAALDPEGAPLYRANAAAYIARLQALDGEYAAMTASAKRRAVVFADRFPFIYMTEDYGLAHYAAFRGCSAESEASFKTLAVLAGKVRELDVPAVLVLENSDRKIAATVLRTAGGRERKIVVMNSMQSCTAGDLERGVTYLSFMQDNLAALREALD, encoded by the coding sequence ATGAGAAGATTTTTCCTGCTGCTGGCCGCGCTGACGCTGGCGTGCCGCGCCCCGGCCGCGGCGGCGGACAAGAAGCTGACCGTGGTCGCCACTGTTTTTCCGGCCTATGATTGGGTACGCGTCATTCTCGGCGAACGGGTCGGCCAGGTTCGCCTGAAACTGCTTTTCGACAACGGCGTGGACCTGCACAGCTATCAGCCTACCGTCAACGACATGATCCTGGTTTCGTCGTGCGACCTCTTCATCGGCGTGGGCGGCGCTTCCGACAGCGCTCTGTCCGGCGCGGTCAGCCGGGACGTGGCCGTGATCGATCTGCTTGCCTCTCTTGGCGAGAGCGCCCGGGAAGAAGTTCCCGCGGCCGGCGAAACGTCGGAGCATCACCATCATGATCACGCGCACGAAGAGCCGGAGCTGGACGAACACGTGTGGCTGTCGCTGCGTCATGCCCAGCGCTTCTGTCGTCTCATCGCCGAAAAGCTGGCGGCACTCGATCCCGAAGGCGCGCCGCTCTACCGCGCCAACGCCGCGGCCTACATCGCCCGGCTGCAGGCGCTCGACGGCGAATACGCGGCCATGACCGCCTCGGCCAAGCGCCGCGCCGTCGTCTTCGCCGACCGCTTCCCCTTCATCTACATGACCGAAGACTACGGACTGGCACACTACGCCGCTTTCAGAGGCTGTTCGGCCGAAAGCGAAGCCAGTTTCAAAACCTTGGCCGTTTTGGCGGGCAAGGTCAGGGAGCTCGACGTGCCCGCCGTGCTGGTGTTGGAAAACTCGGACCGCAAGATCGCCGCAACGGTGCTGCGCACGGCCGGCGGCCGGGAGCGGAAGATCGTCGTCATGAACTCCATGCAATCCTGCACCGCCGGGGATCTGGAACGCGGCGTGACCTACCTTTCGTTCATGCAAGACAACCTTGCCGCGCTGCGCGAAGCGCTCGACTAG
- a CDS encoding metal ABC transporter ATP-binding protein translates to MALLTCENVAVGYENAAVVEGLNFAVERGDYLYIVGENGSGKSTLMKTVLGLIRLRRGRVVTGEGLKRTEIGYLPQQTFVQKDFPASVREIVLSGCLNRMGLRPFYSRREKELAARNMERLNLAALAGHCYRELSGGQQQRVLLARALCATRKLIMLDEPVTGLDPKVTTEMYELVAALNRDEGLTVVMISHDIAAAVRYATHILHLGDGKYFFGPCAEYLSSAAGRIFTHGQGGKQ, encoded by the coding sequence ATGGCTCTGCTTACCTGCGAAAATGTCGCCGTCGGCTACGAAAACGCGGCCGTCGTGGAAGGGCTGAACTTCGCCGTCGAGCGCGGCGACTATCTCTACATCGTCGGCGAAAACGGCTCCGGCAAAAGTACGCTGATGAAGACCGTCCTCGGTCTGATCAGGCTGCGGAGGGGACGCGTCGTCACCGGTGAAGGGCTGAAACGGACCGAGATCGGCTACCTTCCCCAGCAAACCTTCGTGCAGAAAGATTTTCCCGCCAGCGTCAGGGAGATCGTGCTGTCGGGCTGCCTGAACCGCATGGGGCTGCGCCCGTTCTACTCGCGCCGGGAAAAGGAACTGGCGGCGCGGAACATGGAGCGCCTCAACCTGGCGGCGCTGGCTGGCCATTGCTACCGCGAACTCTCGGGAGGACAGCAGCAGCGCGTGCTTCTCGCCCGCGCGCTCTGTGCCACGCGCAAGCTGATCATGCTCGACGAGCCCGTGACCGGTCTCGACCCCAAAGTCACGACGGAAATGTACGAGCTTGTGGCGGCGCTGAACCGCGACGAGGGGCTCACGGTCGTCATGATCTCCCATGATATCGCCGCTGCCGTGCGCTACGCCACGCATATCCTCCACCTCGGCGACGGGAAATACTTCTTCGGCCCTTGCGCGGAATACCTAAGCAGCGCCGCCGGCCGGATCTTTACGCACGGGCAAGGGGGAAAGCAGTGA